A DNA window from Capnocytophaga sp. ARDL2 contains the following coding sequences:
- a CDS encoding peptide-N-glycosidase F-related protein: MKKVFSLLMIAATMLACNGKDGEAPSQGEVITNVKTFNKVKVAFGDGYSQSADGTFTFPENLDNVKQIKMYLQDFCPNYECDEWDRYANIYAKDKATGEWYEIGRFINPYWVGTEKLERGLEFDVTDFKSLLTGETELRIYTETWLSKGRTYSVEFDFVHGTPDYKYSTVVPVLQYNQSSQHGVPYGEEHEFDLDKTINVPANADVAYLRTIISGWGHALPGNCAEWCVRTHNVIMDGELFPHVLKGLGCRNNPIDNQDPPNGNSAWKPDRAGWCPGMIVPVRFDNIEKTKFGSNINFEYRFADYTNNMSRGRAFYAISTFVVVKSNQPIQKANVN, translated from the coding sequence AGGTGAAGTCATAACTAATGTAAAGACTTTTAATAAAGTAAAAGTTGCATTTGGTGATGGTTATAGTCAAAGTGCTGATGGCACGTTTACCTTTCCAGAAAATCTTGATAATGTAAAGCAAATCAAAATGTATTTGCAAGATTTTTGTCCAAATTACGAATGTGATGAATGGGATAGATACGCAAATATTTATGCAAAAGATAAAGCGACAGGAGAATGGTACGAGATTGGTCGTTTTATCAATCCTTATTGGGTAGGAACAGAAAAATTGGAAAGAGGATTGGAGTTTGATGTTACAGATTTCAAATCTTTATTGACAGGAGAAACTGAGTTGAGGATTTATACAGAAACTTGGTTGTCAAAAGGACGTACTTATAGTGTAGAATTTGATTTTGTGCATGGAACACCAGATTATAAATACTCTACAGTTGTGCCAGTTTTGCAATACAATCAATCTTCTCAACATGGTGTGCCTTATGGGGAAGAGCATGAATTTGATTTGGATAAGACAATAAATGTCCCAGCAAATGCTGACGTAGCGTATTTGAGAACAATTATTTCTGGTTGGGGACATGCATTGCCAGGAAACTGTGCAGAATGGTGTGTAAGAACGCATAATGTGATAATGGATGGAGAGTTGTTTCCGCACGTATTGAAAGGTTTGGGATGTAGAAATAACCCGATTGACAACCAAGATCCACCTAATGGAAATTCTGCATGGAAACCAGACAGAGCAGGATGGTGTCCTGGAATGATAGTTCCAGTGCGTTTTGATAATATCGAAAAAACAAAATTTGGTTCTAATATAAATTTTGAATATAGATTTGCTGATTATACTAATAATATGTCTAGAGGAAGAGCATTTTATGCAATTTCTACTTTTGTAGTGGTAAAAAGTAATCAACCAATTCAAAAAGCAAATGTAAACTAA
- a CDS encoding geranylgeranylglycerol-phosphate geranylgeranyltransferase produces MEATTELLDVLLDTPLFFIVMSSSFAIAGGYIINNFYDNEKDLINRPLKSIIDQNISKNTQLKTYFSLNFLSILFAYFVSWRAVLFYSVYIFLLWFYSHKLKKYPIIGNISASTLALLPFFGILIHFQNFGAEVFTHALYLYLIVLIRELVKDLENLSGDLANNYQTISVRFGEKTSKYIISILVILTFIPAFILSNYIDTGKMYYYFFTSSGCLIAFLLSLFQAKRKSDYIKLHILLKIILISGILSVILIDCRVLLHGWKMIEK; encoded by the coding sequence TTGGAAGCAACGACCGAGCTTTTAGATGTTTTGCTCGATACTCCTTTGTTTTTTATCGTGATGAGTAGTTCGTTTGCCATAGCTGGTGGATACATCATCAACAATTTTTACGACAATGAAAAAGATCTCATCAACAGACCTTTAAAGTCTATCATAGACCAAAACATCAGCAAAAACACACAGCTAAAAACCTATTTTTCATTGAATTTTCTCAGTATATTGTTTGCCTATTTTGTATCGTGGCGAGCAGTGTTGTTTTACAGTGTTTACATTTTTTTATTGTGGTTTTATTCGCATAAATTAAAAAAATATCCGATTATTGGGAATATTTCCGCATCTACTTTAGCCCTCCTACCCTTTTTCGGTATTTTGATACATTTTCAAAATTTTGGGGCAGAAGTATTTACCCACGCTTTGTATTTATACCTCATCGTTTTGATTCGAGAATTGGTTAAAGATTTGGAAAATTTATCGGGCGATTTGGCAAATAATTACCAAACTATTTCCGTGCGATTTGGAGAAAAAACCTCAAAATACATCATCTCGATTTTGGTAATCCTCACTTTCATCCCCGCATTCATTCTATCGAATTATATTGACACTGGAAAAATGTATTATTACTTTTTTACGAGCAGTGGTTGCTTGATTGCATTTTTACTTTCACTATTTCAAGCTAAAAGAAAATCGGATTATATCAAATTACACATATTACTAAAAATCATACTGATTAGTGGAATTTTATCCGTGATATTGATAGACTGTCGAGTATTGTTGCATGGATGGAAAATGATAGAAAAATAA
- a CDS encoding mevalonate kinase — MKGPLFYSKILLFGEYGIIKDSKGLAIPYNTYNGALKIASDLDEKAKKSNESLAKYALYLKDLQDSTPEFQLNIEKLQEDINAGMYFDSSIPQGYGVGSSGALVAAIYDKYALNKITVLENLNRDKLLQLKELFGKMESFFHGTSSGLDPLNSYLSLPILINSKTHIEPTGIPTQAVEGKGGVFLIDSEMVGETAPMVTIFMDNLKNEGFRTMMKSQFVKYTNLCIDNFLNGDLKNLLSNTKQLSKIALNHFKPMIPEKFHQIWQQGIDSNEYYLKLCGSGGGGYILGFAPDYEKAKELLKDYKLELVYRF; from the coding sequence ATGAAAGGACCTTTATTTTACTCTAAAATATTATTGTTTGGTGAATACGGAATCATCAAGGATTCCAAAGGATTGGCTATTCCGTACAACACCTACAATGGAGCATTGAAAATTGCTTCTGATTTGGATGAAAAAGCAAAAAAATCCAATGAAAGTTTGGCTAAATACGCTTTGTATTTGAAAGATTTGCAAGATTCTACTCCAGAATTTCAATTGAATATCGAAAAACTGCAAGAAGACATCAATGCTGGAATGTATTTCGATTCGAGCATTCCGCAAGGTTACGGTGTAGGAAGTAGCGGTGCATTGGTAGCTGCAATTTATGACAAATACGCTTTGAACAAAATCACGGTTTTGGAAAACCTAAACAGAGATAAGCTATTACAACTCAAAGAATTGTTTGGAAAAATGGAGTCTTTTTTTCACGGTACATCGTCTGGACTCGACCCATTGAACAGCTATTTGAGTTTACCTATTCTTATCAACTCAAAAACGCATATCGAGCCTACTGGAATTCCTACTCAAGCTGTAGAGGGCAAAGGAGGTGTGTTTTTGATTGACTCCGAAATGGTTGGTGAAACTGCTCCGATGGTAACAATTTTTATGGATAACTTGAAAAACGAAGGATTCCGTACGATGATGAAATCACAATTTGTCAAATACACCAACTTGTGTATCGACAATTTCTTGAATGGAGATTTAAAAAACTTATTATCAAACACCAAACAATTGTCAAAAATTGCCTTGAATCATTTCAAACCTATGATTCCAGAAAAATTTCATCAGATTTGGCAACAAGGCATCGATAGCAATGAATATTACTTGAAATTGTGTGGTTCTGGTGGCGGAGGCTATATTTTAGGCTTTGCACCCGACTACGAAAAAGCAAAAGAATTGCTGAAAGATTACAAATTGGAATTGGTTTATAGATTTTAA